The following coding sequences are from one Chloroflexota bacterium window:
- a CDS encoding DegT/DnrJ/EryC1/StrS family aminotransferase, with protein MLLFGAPNFGDEEIAEIVDTIKSGWVGTGPKTKRFEEEFATYVGAKYAVALNSCTAGLHLSLVVLGIGRGDEVIVPSLTFGATANVVEHVGARPVLVDIDPVSLCIAPREIEKAITPRTKAIIPVHYGGMPCAMNEIRAIAAAHNITVIEDAAHAIGAKYQGKKIGAISPLTNFSFYANKNLSTVEGGMVTTDDPALEGKLRVYHLHGLSRDAWKRYHTKEFSVSEVVVPGYKYNMTDLQASLGLHQLRKQEQFIARREEIAAFYDEAFSELDGMVRTQPRPHDGASRHVLHLYVLMLNLARLKADRNHVISALLAENIGAAMHFMPLHMHPYYRDTYGYQPNDFPVSRYVGESVLSLPLVPQMSRRDAQDVVDAVEKVLGAYRN; from the coding sequence ATGTTATTGTTCGGCGCGCCAAATTTCGGCGACGAAGAGATCGCCGAGATAGTGGACACGATCAAGTCGGGCTGGGTCGGCACTGGACCCAAGACAAAAAGATTTGAAGAAGAATTTGCGACGTACGTCGGCGCGAAATACGCGGTCGCGCTCAATTCCTGCACGGCGGGTTTGCATCTCTCGCTTGTTGTGCTGGGCATCGGTCGCGGCGACGAGGTAATCGTTCCATCGCTGACGTTCGGCGCGACGGCAAACGTCGTTGAACACGTTGGCGCGCGCCCGGTGCTCGTTGACATTGACCCGGTATCGTTGTGCATCGCGCCGCGCGAAATCGAGAAGGCGATCACGCCGCGCACAAAAGCGATTATCCCAGTCCACTACGGCGGGATGCCATGCGCGATGAATGAAATCCGCGCGATTGCTGCCGCGCACAACATCACCGTCATTGAGGATGCAGCGCATGCGATTGGCGCGAAATACCAGGGCAAGAAAATCGGCGCGATCAGCCCGCTCACCAATTTCAGTTTTTACGCGAACAAGAATCTTTCGACCGTTGAAGGCGGGATGGTGACGACGGATGATCCCGCGCTCGAAGGAAAATTGCGCGTGTATCACTTGCACGGACTGAGCCGTGACGCGTGGAAGCGCTATCATACGAAAGAGTTTTCGGTCAGCGAGGTTGTCGTGCCGGGCTACAAGTACAACATGACGGACTTGCAGGCGTCGCTCGGCTTGCATCAACTCCGCAAGCAGGAGCAGTTCATCGCGCGGCGCGAAGAGATTGCGGCGTTCTACGACGAGGCGTTTAGCGAACTCGATGGCATGGTGCGAACCCAGCCGCGCCCGCATGACGGCGCAAGCCGCCACGTCTTGCACTTGTACGTGTTGATGCTCAACCTCGCGCGGTTGAAAGCAGATCGCAACCATGTGATTAGCGCATTGCTCGCGGAAAATATCGGCGCGGCGATGCACTTTATGCCTTTGCACATGCACCCGTACTATCGCGACACGTATGGCTATCAGCCAAACGATTTCCCAGTGTCGCGTTACGTAGGCGAATCGGTCTTGTCGCTTCCGCTCGTGCCGCAGATGTCGCGGCGGGACGCGC
- a CDS encoding CheW domain-containing protein: MEQNDASEDWRYVVTFDLDQQTYAVPIESVVKISEITALTPASGADSSIAGMIEIAGRQIPAVNLRRQNGSAENRIDPHTPVLTVQIGEVVVAMIVDKIAGVWRLPATQVERSAKMLPGTMMNTPRGNALLLSLASLFTADQINVLAQCAPALPGEERPN; this comes from the coding sequence TTGGAGCAAAATGACGCGTCAGAGGATTGGCGTTATGTCGTGACCTTTGACTTGGATCAACAAACGTATGCGGTGCCCATCGAATCCGTCGTCAAGATCAGCGAAATCACCGCGCTGACACCCGCGTCCGGCGCGGACAGTAGTATCGCAGGGATGATCGAGATCGCGGGACGACAAATCCCGGCGGTCAATCTGCGCCGACAGAATGGTTCGGCGGAGAATCGAATTGATCCGCACACGCCGGTGCTCACCGTTCAGATCGGCGAGGTGGTTGTGGCGATGATCGTAGACAAAATCGCCGGCGTGTGGCGATTGCCGGCGACCCAGGTCGAGCGCTCGGCGAAGATGTTACCGGGAACGATGATGAACACGCCGCGTGGCAACGCCTTGTTGTTGAGTCTAGCATCCTTGTTCACCGCGGACCAGATCAACGTGCTGGCGCAGTGCGCGCCCGCGCTGCCCGGCGAAGAGCGTCCTAATTAG
- a CDS encoding ABC transporter permease, whose protein sequence is MTILSWTKNDDANWTLIIRAQRNWLDLRLGELWSYRDLVMLFVWRDFVSVYKQTILGPVWYLIQPLLTTLTFTVIFGNIARLPTDGLPQFLFYMSGTVIWNYFADGLTKTSNTFVNNSNLFGKVYFPRLAVPVSILISNLVTFAIQLALFIGFMVYFGLSGVAIRPNVWIALAPILVLMMAGLGLGFGIIVSSLTTRYRDLRFLVTFGVQLLMYATPVIYPVSSIPEQFRWLILANPLTPIIEGFRFAFLGAGAFDAGQLLYSFGFTVAVLLIGVLLFNQVERTFMDTV, encoded by the coding sequence ATGACAATTCTCTCCTGGACAAAAAACGACGACGCGAATTGGACGTTGATCATTCGCGCGCAACGCAATTGGCTCGATTTGCGGCTCGGCGAATTGTGGAGTTATCGCGATCTCGTGATGCTCTTCGTCTGGCGCGATTTTGTCTCGGTGTACAAGCAGACGATCCTGGGTCCGGTATGGTATCTCATCCAGCCGCTGTTGACGACGCTGACGTTCACCGTGATCTTTGGCAACATCGCGCGCTTGCCGACGGACGGCTTGCCGCAATTTCTGTTCTACATGTCTGGCACCGTCATTTGGAATTATTTCGCCGACGGCTTGACGAAAACCTCGAACACGTTTGTCAACAATTCGAATCTTTTTGGCAAGGTCTATTTTCCCCGGCTTGCCGTGCCGGTCTCGATTCTGATCTCGAACCTGGTCACGTTCGCGATTCAACTCGCGCTGTTCATTGGCTTCATGGTCTATTTTGGATTGTCGGGCGTAGCGATTCGTCCGAACGTCTGGATTGCGCTCGCGCCGATCCTGGTCTTGATGATGGCAGGGTTGGGACTCGGTTTTGGGATCATCGTCTCGTCGCTCACGACGCGTTATCGCGATCTGCGCTTCCTCGTGACGTTCGGCGTGCAACTGTTGATGTACGCGACGCCGGTCATTTACCCGGTCTCATCCATCCCCGAACAATTCCGCTGGCTCATCCTGGCAAATCCATTGACGCCGATCATCGAGGGCTTTCGATTCGCGTTCCTGGGCGCGGGCGCGTTCGACGCGGGGCAACTGCTGTACAGTTTCGGCTTTACGGTCGCGGTTTTGCTGATCGGGGTTTTGCTGTTCAACCAGGTCGAGCGGACGTTTATGGATACGGTGTAG
- a CDS encoding response regulator transcription factor: MSVRILIVDDHAVVRAGLRVLLGAEPDFQLVGEAADGQAALRLADELAPDVVLLDMNMPRLNGIETTKQITQKLPHARVLILTLHADISYLRQAMESGAAGYILKSAIEPQIIHAIRAVVKGEMFIDPAMTMTVVRSLESADASKKSAADNLSARETEILSLVARGHTNREIAEKMHLSIRTVEGHRSSIFAKLGLSTPIQIVRYAMQHGLLEEC, encoded by the coding sequence ATGTCCGTGCGAATTCTAATCGTTGACGATCACGCGGTGGTGCGCGCGGGATTGCGCGTGTTGCTCGGCGCGGAACCGGATTTTCAGCTGGTGGGCGAAGCTGCCGACGGGCAAGCGGCGTTGCGTTTGGCGGATGAACTAGCGCCCGATGTGGTTCTGCTCGATATGAACATGCCGCGCTTGAACGGCATCGAGACCACGAAACAGATCACGCAAAAACTGCCGCACGCGCGCGTGCTGATCCTGACGCTCCACGCGGACATTAGTTATTTGCGTCAAGCGATGGAGAGCGGCGCGGCTGGCTATATTCTCAAATCCGCCATCGAACCGCAGATCATCCACGCGATCCGCGCGGTGGTTAAAGGCGAAATGTTCATTGACCCGGCGATGACGATGACGGTCGTGCGCAGTCTTGAATCGGCGGACGCGTCCAAGAAAAGCGCAGCGGACAATCTGTCCGCGCGCGAAACGGAAATCTTGAGTCTGGTTGCGCGCGGACATACGAATCGCGAGATCGCGGAAAAAATGCACCTCAGCATTCGCACGGTCGAAGGGCATCGCTCCAGCATCTTCGCCAAACTGGGTTTATCCACGCCGATTCAAATCGTGCGGTACGCGATGCAACACGGTTTGCTCGAAGAATGCTAG